The window GCGAGGTCCTGGCCATTGCGCTCAAGACGCTCTGGTACGTCGAGGAGGAAGGGGCGGTGGAGACCGGCGAGATGATGCTCTTCATCGGGCCCCGCTACGTCCTCACCGTCCGCCACGGCGACATGGATCCGGCTGCCGAAGCGGCCCGCCGACTGGACGCCGAGCCGTCCATGCTGCGCTTCGGCCCGCTGTCCGTCCTGCATGCCGTCCTCGATGTCGTCGTCGACGCCTACGGTGAGGCCGCCGAGACGGTACGCGGAGCGCTCGACCGGCTGGAGGACCGGGTCTTCTCGTCCTCCCGCGTCGACCACACCGAGGAGATCTACTCGCTGAAGCGGGAGGTACGCGAGTTCCGTGACGCCGTACAGCCGCTGGTCCCGGTTCTGCCCGGCCTGCTGAACGGGCTCGGTGAGCAGGAGCGGCCGGCCAAGGTGATCCCGTACTTCCGTGACGTGACCGATCACCTCCACCGCACCGACATCGAGGTTCGGACGCTCGACGAGCTGCTGAACTCGGTCCTCGACGCGCAACAGGCCCGGGTGGGTACCTGGCAGAACGACGACATGCGGCGCATCTCCGCCTGGGCTGCGATCTTCGCGATCCCCACCATGGTCGCCGGCGTCTACGGAATGAACTTCGCGCACATGCCGGAACTCGGCTGGCGCTTCGGCTACCCGCTCGCCGTGTGCCTCATGGCCGTGGCTTCGGGCCTTCTTCACCGCGCCTTCCGTCGCAACGGCTGGCTCTAGTAGTGCCTTGTCACCAGGTCTTGTCACGTCGGGTGTTCGGTCGTTCGCTGGCTGTATGAGGGCTGGGGAGCTTGCCGCGGTGCGGGTCCGGTTGGAGGAGTTCACTTCCGAGGTGTTCGCGCCGTTGGTGCGGCGGGACTGGCTGGCGAGCCGCGTCCGGACCG is drawn from Streptomyces sp. NBC_01232 and contains these coding sequences:
- a CDS encoding magnesium and cobalt transport protein CorA, translated to MECVLYQERSGRAETVECGLEDEACRTVLKRLRGLGDGEFGWVRLVDPSEEELVQLAEELGLHPLAVEDAVQARQRPKKERFGEVLAIALKTLWYVEEEGAVETGEMMLFIGPRYVLTVRHGDMDPAAEAARRLDAEPSMLRFGPLSVLHAVLDVVVDAYGEAAETVRGALDRLEDRVFSSSRVDHTEEIYSLKREVREFRDAVQPLVPVLPGLLNGLGEQERPAKVIPYFRDVTDHLHRTDIEVRTLDELLNSVLDAQQARVGTWQNDDMRRISAWAAIFAIPTMVAGVYGMNFAHMPELGWRFGYPLAVCLMAVASGLLHRAFRRNGWL